One window of the Camarhynchus parvulus chromosome 2, STF_HiC, whole genome shotgun sequence genome contains the following:
- the PEX2 gene encoding peroxisome biogenesis factor 2, which yields MASSLGNEKSVNPVLRISQLDALELNKALEQLVWSQFTSCFHGFKPGVLAHFEPEVKAFLCLILWKFTVYSKNATVGQAILNIQYKNNLSQSEKYQPLSKHQKLWYLIFTVGGRWLEERCYDLFSNRQQQSFCKIKSYIGFGSGLLKLCGLVNFLIFLRKGTFATLTERILGIRSVFCKPQNVRQIGFEYMNRELLWHGFAEFLIYLLPLINVQKLKLKISSWCLPITGLSNSENTLAAHCRECSLCGEWPTMPHTIGCPHVFCYYCIKSNFLFDMYFTCPKCGSEVHSLQPLEYKIEMTELHG from the coding sequence ATGGCCTCCAGCCTTGGAAATGAAAAGAGTGTGAATCCTGTGCTCAGAATAAGTCAGCTTGATGCTCTTGAACTAAACAAAGCCCTGGAACAACTAGTGTGGTCCCAGTTTACCAGCTGTTTTCATGGATTTAAACCAGGGGTGTTGGCTCATTTTGAACCAGaagtaaaagcatttttatgtcTTATATTATGGAAATTCACTGTCTATTCCAAGAATGCAACTGTGGGACAGGCTATTCTCAATATTCAATACAAGAATAACTTATCTCAGTCAGAGAAATACCAACCTCTGAGCAAACACCAGAAGTTATGGTATCTTATTTTCACTGTTGGTGGAAGATGGTTGGAAGAAAGATGTTATGATTTATTTAGCAATCGTCAACAGCAATCCTTCTGCAAAATTAAGAGCTATATAGGTTTTGGATCTGGACTTCTTAAGCTTTGTGGACTTgtaaattttctgatttttcttcgGAAAGGAACATTCGCAACACTTACAGAACGCATTCTAGGAATTAGGTCAGTTTTTTGCAAGCCGCAAAATGTTCGTCAGATAGGATTTGAATACATGAACAGGGAACTCTTATGGCATGGCTTTGCTGAGTTTTTGATATATCTGCTACCACTCATTAATGTACAGAAACTGAAACTTAAAATTTCCTCGTGGTGCTTGCCTATCACAGGTCTTTCCAATAGTGAAAACACATTAGCGGCTCACTGCAGGGAATGTTCACTATGTGGGGAATGGCCTACCATGCCGCATACCATAGGCTGTCCACATGTTTTTTGTTACTACTGTATTAAAAGTAACTTTTTATTTGATATGTATTTTACATGTCCTAAATGTGGCTCAGAGGTACACAGTCTTCAGCCATTGGAGTATAAAATTGAAATGACAGAATTGCATGGCTGA